In the genome of Dehalococcoidia bacterium, one region contains:
- the thiS gene encoding sulfur carrier protein ThiS, translating into MLRLTVNGQPRTLERPMSILEFLQSLGVNLAIVAVGYNGEVLDRQAWATTVLQDGDVLEIVRPVGGG; encoded by the coding sequence ATGCTGCGCCTGACGGTCAATGGGCAACCCCGCACCCTAGAGCGCCCCATGAGCATCCTGGAGTTCCTCCAGTCCCTAGGAGTGAACCTAGCCATCGTGGCGGTGGGATACAACGGGGAGGTGCTGGACCGCCAGGCGTGGGCCACTACGGTTCTGCAGGATGGGGATGTTCTGGAAATTGTGCGCCCCGTGGGAGGGGGATAA
- a CDS encoding acetate--CoA ligase family protein, producing the protein MSTADLFATLRREGRTLLTEVEAKTFLSPSGIPIVPTHLARSAPEAVRIARTLGWPVVLKIVSPDIVHKSDIGGVKVNLTSGAAVARAYRDVMESARTRAPQARLHGVSVQRMAPPGVEVILGAGKDPQFGHYLMFGLGGVFVEVLKDVSFRLVPLTPRDARQMVREIRGFPLLAGYRGQPPVDLEGLEKALLALSAFLEQHPEVREIDLNPVFAYPQGCLAVDARVVLEESAILTPTGG; encoded by the coding sequence GTGTCCACTGCCGACCTTTTCGCCACCCTGCGCCGGGAGGGGCGCACCCTCCTCACCGAGGTAGAAGCCAAAACCTTCTTGTCTCCCAGTGGCATCCCCATCGTCCCCACGCACCTGGCCCGCTCCGCCCCCGAGGCGGTGCGCATCGCCCGCACCCTGGGATGGCCCGTCGTCCTCAAGATCGTCTCCCCCGACATCGTGCACAAGAGCGACATCGGCGGGGTGAAGGTGAACCTTACCAGCGGGGCGGCCGTTGCCCGTGCGTATCGCGATGTGATGGAGAGCGCCCGCACCCGAGCTCCCCAGGCCCGCCTGCATGGTGTCTCCGTCCAGCGCATGGCCCCGCCCGGCGTGGAGGTCATCCTGGGCGCAGGCAAAGACCCCCAGTTCGGCCACTACCTGATGTTCGGGCTGGGGGGTGTGTTTGTGGAGGTGCTGAAGGATGTCTCCTTCCGTCTGGTGCCCCTGACCCCGCGGGATGCCCGCCAGATGGTCCGGGAGATTCGGGGCTTCCCTCTGCTGGCGGGCTACCGGGGACAGCCCCCCGTAGACCTGGAGGGCTTGGAGAAGGCGCTGTTGGCCCTCTCTGCCTTCTTGGAACAACACCCCGAGGTGCGGGAGATTGACCTCAACCCTGTGTTCGCCTATCCCCAGGGCTGTCTGGCTGTGGATGCCCGCGTGGTGCTGGAGGAGAGCGCTATCCTGACCCCCACAGGAGGGTAG
- a CDS encoding TRAP transporter substrate-binding protein gives MKATKLLFIPLVFLIVFVVIAGGCRRQPEPARQPAAPASVPGTPAPAAPPPPAPAAPAAPAAQPIEWVVQSTFPTGIWDYMWGENFVKRVNEAAKGRLVIKLLPAGAVVPAFDVLDAVHKGVLDGGISWSGYWVGKNTAFSLFASATGGPFGMNNWDFTAWLLAGGGIELYRELVAKLGYQVVWFPIWGEMPEPLGWYKKPIRSVADLRGVKMRAAGLASEVFKEFGASVVTLPAAEIVPALERGVIDGAEYSDPHSDYRLGFPNVVKYYHIPGIHQPTGVGEVIFNKAKWDQLPDDLKLIIEMAAHEALVLNWSKAWRMNYEALEDLRTKEGVTVVETPREILLEMLKAWDRVAAREAARNPDFAKIYESQRQFASWFVPYQRLINPPYDLAADYYWPRK, from the coding sequence ATGAAAGCGACGAAACTCCTTTTTATTCCCCTCGTCTTTTTAATCGTCTTCGTCGTGATAGCAGGGGGATGTAGACGTCAACCTGAGCCGGCGCGCCAGCCCGCTGCTCCTGCCTCGGTGCCTGGGACCCCTGCTCCAGCAGCACCCCCTCCGCCTGCACCTGCCGCCCCTGCTGCCCCGGCTGCTCAGCCGATTGAGTGGGTGGTGCAGAGCACCTTCCCCACCGGTATCTGGGACTACATGTGGGGGGAGAACTTTGTCAAGCGGGTGAACGAGGCGGCCAAGGGGCGCTTGGTCATTAAGTTGCTCCCTGCGGGGGCGGTGGTGCCCGCCTTTGACGTGCTGGATGCGGTTCACAAGGGAGTCTTGGACGGGGGAATCTCGTGGAGCGGGTACTGGGTGGGGAAGAACACCGCCTTCTCCCTCTTTGCCAGTGCCACGGGGGGGCCCTTCGGGATGAACAACTGGGACTTTACGGCGTGGCTCCTCGCCGGCGGGGGGATAGAGCTCTATCGCGAACTGGTGGCCAAGTTAGGGTATCAGGTGGTCTGGTTCCCTATCTGGGGAGAGATGCCTGAACCCCTGGGATGGTATAAGAAGCCGATTCGCTCGGTGGCCGACCTGCGCGGGGTCAAGATGCGGGCCGCCGGCCTGGCCTCCGAAGTGTTTAAGGAATTCGGGGCGTCGGTTGTTACCCTCCCCGCCGCCGAGATCGTCCCCGCCCTGGAACGGGGCGTCATCGATGGCGCGGAGTACAGCGACCCCCACTCCGACTACCGCCTGGGCTTCCCCAATGTGGTCAAGTATTACCACATCCCCGGTATTCACCAGCCCACGGGGGTGGGGGAGGTGATCTTCAACAAGGCCAAGTGGGACCAACTGCCCGATGACCTCAAGTTGATCATCGAAATGGCTGCCCACGAGGCCTTGGTGCTCAACTGGAGCAAGGCATGGCGCATGAACTATGAGGCGCTGGAGGACCTGCGGACGAAGGAAGGCGTTACGGTGGTGGAAACCCCACGGGAGATCCTTCTGGAGATGCTCAAAGCGTGGGACCGTGTGGCTGCACGGGAGGCGGCACGCAACCCCGACTTCGCCAAAATTTACGAGTCCCAGCGTCAGTTCGCCTCGTGGTTCGTCCCCTACCAGCGTCTGATTAACCCGCCCTACGACCTGGCCGCCGACTACTACTGGCCCCGCAAGTAA
- a CDS encoding thiazole synthase, whose protein sequence is MDDPLVIAGKAFRSRLMVGTGKFRTPQEMVDAIAASGAEIVTVAIRRLDLSHPNQKTILDYLDWTRYTILPNTAGCRTVEEALFIARLGRQVTGSPWVKLEVVPDPKYLLPDPVGTLRAAEQLIKEGFVVLPYIHADPVLARQLQEIGCATVMPLGSPIGSGRGILTKEEIEIIIEQATVPVVVDAGLGAPSDASLAMELGADAVLVNTAIAQAQNPVLMAEAFRLGVEAGRKAYLAGRIPKRAYASATSPLEGVPQPVRRGP, encoded by the coding sequence ATGGACGACCCGCTGGTCATTGCTGGCAAGGCCTTCCGCTCCCGCCTCATGGTCGGAACGGGCAAGTTCCGCACCCCCCAGGAGATGGTGGACGCCATCGCCGCCTCGGGTGCCGAGATCGTTACTGTGGCCATTCGCCGCCTGGACCTGTCTCACCCCAACCAGAAGACCATCCTGGACTACCTGGACTGGACGCGTTACACCATCCTCCCCAACACGGCGGGGTGCCGCACGGTGGAGGAGGCCCTGTTCATCGCCCGCCTGGGGCGCCAGGTTACAGGCTCTCCCTGGGTGAAACTGGAGGTGGTGCCCGACCCCAAGTACCTCCTCCCTGACCCGGTGGGCACCCTGCGGGCCGCCGAGCAGTTGATCAAAGAGGGGTTTGTGGTGCTCCCGTACATCCACGCCGACCCGGTGTTGGCCCGCCAGTTGCAAGAGATAGGGTGCGCCACGGTGATGCCATTGGGCTCGCCCATCGGCTCGGGGCGGGGCATCCTCACCAAAGAGGAGATCGAAATCATTATTGAGCAGGCGACGGTGCCTGTGGTGGTGGATGCGGGCCTGGGCGCCCCTTCGGACGCCTCGTTGGCCATGGAACTGGGGGCGGATGCGGTGCTGGTGAACACCGCCATTGCCCAAGCCCAGAACCCCGTGCTGATGGCCGAGGCCTTCCGCCTCGGGGTGGAGGCCGGGCGCAAAGCCTACCTGGCTGGGCGCATCCCCAAGCGGGCCTACGCCTCGGCCACCAGCCCCTTGGAGGGGGTGCCCCAGCCCGTGCGGCGCGGCCCCTAG
- the thiE gene encoding thiamine phosphate synthase, protein MPLPRPCLALVTDRRLYPTLETLVEAVAQAVEGGVDLVQVREKDLPGGPLLEVSQRLREVTRGRALLFVNERVDVALLCGADGVHLPEAGLPPRGVRRLVGARLLIGASVHSVPSALRAQQEGADLLIAGTIFPSRSHPGQEAVGVGLLADLQKAVTLPVLAIGGVTPQNAGACIQAGASGVAVITAILGQPDPRAAAQRLKEAIRQAWEKGGWACCA, encoded by the coding sequence ATGCCCCTGCCCCGGCCGTGCCTGGCCCTGGTAACCGACCGTCGTCTCTACCCCACCCTGGAAACCCTGGTGGAGGCGGTGGCCCAGGCGGTGGAGGGGGGCGTAGACCTGGTCCAGGTGCGAGAGAAGGACCTGCCCGGCGGCCCCTTGCTGGAGGTGTCCCAGCGCTTGCGGGAGGTCACGCGGGGGCGCGCCCTTCTCTTTGTGAATGAGCGGGTGGATGTGGCTCTGCTGTGCGGTGCCGATGGGGTGCATCTTCCGGAGGCGGGCCTTCCGCCAAGGGGGGTGCGCCGCCTGGTGGGGGCGCGCCTCCTCATCGGGGCGTCGGTGCACAGCGTCCCCTCCGCCCTGCGCGCCCAGCAGGAGGGGGCTGACCTGCTCATCGCCGGCACCATCTTCCCCAGCCGCTCCCACCCCGGCCAGGAGGCGGTGGGGGTAGGCCTCTTGGCAGACCTGCAGAAGGCGGTTACCCTGCCGGTGCTGGCCATTGGGGGGGTAACGCCCCAAAACGCGGGGGCGTGCATTCAGGCGGGAGCCAGTGGGGTGGCCGTCATCACGGCCATCCTGGGCCAGCCCGACCCCCGCGCTGCGGCCCAGCGCCTGAAGGAGGCCATACGCCAGGCTTGGGAGAAAGGGGGGTGGGCATGCTGCGCCTGA